AAACATTTTTCAGCGGCGGGTGGTCTCGCTGTGCCCAGTGCGAAGAGTTCGTCCACTACAGCTGCCTAGCCACCGGCAAAGTCTCTTTCCTGAAAGCCCGCCCGCGCCTGTGCAAGACCTGCCGCGCTGCCCAAGGGGATACTCCTTCTTCTTCGACGAAGGTCACGACCCCGGTGGCCGTCGGGTCGTGAATTCCAGCTCACAAGCAAGTCCGGTCGAAGCCCGCTCGGGCAGACCAGCCCTTTTCCCCAACCTAGTCCGGTTCGCCCTGGCGCCGTTGATTCTGGCCGCCAGCGGTTTTTTTACGGCGAATTTCCTCATCAGCGGCCAATACACCTGGTCGCGGACAATTCGTACGCTGGCGCTGATGCTGACAGTGGTGATCCTTTCCTATGAATTCGTCTACAAGGAACAGCTGGCGCGCGACGAGCCGCCGGCCCTTGCCCGGTTTGCACTGCTCTATTCTTGTGCGCTCCCCTATGTCATCGGCGTGGGGGTGATGATAGCGTTGTGGGCACTTTAGTTGGTTTGTTTGGTTTATTTAGTTTGTTTGGTTGAACGAAATTAACCAAATGAACCAAACAAACAAAATGAACCGAGTTGGCAATCTGTTTCGATGTGAGAAAGGTCGATGGCAGAGATTATCCGCAGCGGCGCCTTCCTCCAACAATGTTGGTCGGTGCATCCGCTCTGCCTGACGGTCAAACGCATCGAAGCAGATCGCATTGTGGTGCTGACCTGCAGTTCATGCCGCATGGTGCACCGTGTGACGGCCGTCATGATCACCAAAAAGGTATGGACGGGAGACTCTTCCCTGCCTGAATTGCATCCTGCGCAGACGGATGGGCTCGCGGTCTTGAAAACCTGTTTGGGCGCCCATGCCCCTGCCCTGTCTGTTCGGGAGATGGACGTCTTTCAGGATGCGCTGTGGGTCCGCTGTGCTGAATGCCGGGCGCAGTTCGACCTCACAGTCTCTCAATTCGAGACACATCAGAAATAGTCGGCACCCTTCGAGCCGGCGTTCGGCCGATCAATGACCATGCCATACCGATTCACAGATGAAGAAGCGGCCTTGATGGCCGATCAGCACTTCTTTTGCGCCAAGGCGCAGATCATGGCCAAGGTGCGAGACATGCTCGATGCCACCCATGCGGCGTTGAAAGAAGAGGTGGACGTGGCCTCGCTCGTGACCCCGCCGGATTTTGATCCTATCAGCTGCCAGTTTGTCAAAGGCGAGCATCTCGAATTGTTTCCCTATCAATATCTGGATTTTCCGAAACACTTTCACGATTCGAATGCGTTTACTTTCCGTACGCTGTTCTGGTGGGGCTACCATGTGGCCTGCGCGCTTCTGCTCGAAGGCGCGGGGATCAAACAATACAAAAAGCACATCGTGGATCGCTTCCACCAATTGGCAGGAAGGGATCTGGAATTGTCACTGGCTCCCACGCTCTGGGAGTGGAAGCGGGGCGAAGGCTATACGCTGCCGATCACCCATGATCGCAAGGCGCAGATTGCTGCTGTCCTGGCTGAGCGGTCTTTTGTGAAGATTGTCCGCTTCCTTCCGTGTACCGACCCGAGGATTCGATCTGGGGAAGTACCGGCATTCAGCCGCGAGACGTTTCGCGCACTTCTCCCCGTCGTGACCAGCTAGAAAGTGGCAGCATCGGAAGAAGGTTGAGGTCGAGGTTAAGGTTAAGTGTCGATCAGGACCCCCTTTGCTCAGCCTCAACCTTAGCCTTAACCTTCCAAAGCCCTGGCGGGCTTTTTCAGCGGCCTGCCCCTCGGTATTTGTCTCTGATCGGTGACTTGGGTACACTGGGCCTGTTTCGACGGCAAGGCGACCAATGGCAAGGAGGATGGCATCGTGAAACAGACAAGAGAACGACTGGGCCTCGGTATCGTGCTAGTGGCTGGTCTCTTGATGGGAGCGGGCTGCGGGGGTACCGGGAAGACCTTCTATCTCGATCTTCAGCAGAAACAAGCGGTGGCGCAATATCAGGAGCCGGAACCGGTAAGCGTCGTCATCGAACCATTTGAAGATCGTCGACTGGAGAACAATTGGCTTGGTGTGCGAACCCATGTGTGGGGCGGGGTCACCTACTTCAACGTGGTGGGAGAGAGGCCGGGGGGCGTGGTCGCCCAGGCTCTCGCGGATCGCCTGAAGACGCGCGGCTGGAAGGGCCGCCCTTGGATGGTGCGAATGGCTTCCGGCGGGGCTCCGTCGAGTCTGAACGATACGGATATCGTGATCAGCGGGCAGTTGCTCGAATTTTCAGCCGGCGCCAAGAGTCGATTCTTTTCGACGGTGGTGAACACGAGCAGCAAGATGGTGATCACTGCGAGGAATCTTGGAGATCAGAGCACGACGATCAGAACGGTTGAGGGGGCAGAGCGCGATACCGTGTTTTGGTTTAACGAAGCCGACGTGCAACAGTTACTGGCGTCAACTCTGAAAGACTGCATCGATCGGTATATTGACGATACCACGATCGATCAGAAAGCTCTTCGTCCGACACGTTGATGGTCGGAGGGAAGGAATGACCCGCCGTGCGTGAACGTCGTTGGGAAACGACGACCTCACTGACCTTCAGTCAGGTGCTTACCGTGGGCGAACGTCTGGCTGCCTTGGGATTGAAGCCGGCGGTGCCTGCAAGAGACGTGATCTGTTACGTCGAAGAGTGGACGGTCAAGTCTCCAGAGGATTTCGACCAGTTGGACGCCTGGTCCACCGAAGACGTGACCTTGATCCACGTCCGAGAGGGTTGGCGCGGCGACTTTTTTCTCCTGGTTGGCGCGTACCACACTGTCTACCAGCGCTATCAGGATGTGGGCACCTACTGCTCAATCAGCCATCCCTGGCATATTCGCGATCCGTTACGACTCCATGATCCCCGCAGCATGCTTTGGCTGGGATTCCGCCACGCCCATTCGTTTATCCGCATACGGCTCCACACGAAAGATGTCATCACTCCGGGCGAGACGCGCGGCGATGACGAGCGGGTACAGTGGTTGGAGGAACGGCGCACGGCCTTTCTCGAAGCCATCACGCTATTAGAGCTTCCGGTCGAGACTTTGGTGGAAAAACAGCAACTGGTGATGCGTCCGGTCGATCCTTCCGTACCCTTCTTTTGCTCCTGGCCCGACGCCTTTGGGCCCTGCCAGTTTGAGTACAACACGGCAGACGCCTATGAGTTCCTGGTGCCGGCCAGTAAGTTGGCCGCGACGTCTGTGCCGGAACCAGTAGGTGTCCGGGCCTATCTGACGGGCTTTTCAGAGGACGCGCTCGTCGACTTTCTGAAGATTGACCCCCCTGCCCGGTCTGTTTATCGCTGCTCCGTGCATTGCCCGCTCGACGATTTGCCCGAGATTCGATCTGTGATTGAGCCAGACGGCCGCCTCTACACCACGCTCTGTGAATTCCAAACTCAGGAACTGCTTCCCGACGGCAGAGATGCTTCGGCTATCATCGGCGTGGTGGGCTCACGTGCGGGCTTTGGCATCGAGGTTCGTTTAAACAAGGCGCCGCTGAGCGAAGAGATGATGATCGGTTGGCTGGAGCAGCTCATCGCTCATCCAGTGGTGTATGCGCCTCTCCCCCCCTTCGTGTGACGGACGGCTGAGAATGATCCCCGGTATTCAGCTCAGGTTAAGGTCAACGCTGAGGCTAAGTTGAAATCGCCGATGCTCTCGCTCAACGTTGACCTTGCTCTCTGCAGGGATTCAGCCTTCTCGTGAATCCAATTTTTCGTTGATGAATTCGGTCGAATTGCACAGAGTGGGAGCATGAGCCCACTGTCCAGAGTGCAATCGTTCCTCGCGAAGCCCTTCATGCCGGCGTTGTTCTTTTTTTCAGGTGTCGGCTATGACACTTTAACCCTGACCCGCATCGATAGGCTCCAAGACAATCTCTTGCTGCTGCTCTATCTGGTACTGTTGGGTCTGCTCATTGTGCTGACAGGGCGGTTGGGCATTGAGCCGTTGCCGGGTCGGGAACAGTTAACCTCGCTCACACCCTTTACCAGCTGGGTGCTGCGGATGAGGCCCTACTTTCCAATGGCCGTGCAATTCCTCTTGGGCGGCCTCTTCAGCGCCTATGCCGTGTTCTACTCCCGCAGCGCAACACTCACGAGCACGGGGATTTTCTTTGCCCTGCTAGTCGCGCTGTTGGTCGGCAATGAATTTCTGCGCGATCGGCTTTCCAGTCTGCGTCTTTTAGTGAGTCTCTACGCGGTAGTCTGCTTCGCCTTTTTCACATTCTTTCTGCCGGTTATGACCGGTTTCATGAATGTTGCGATCTTTCTGGTTGGGGCGGGGCTCAGCGTTGCCGTGACCCTTCGGGTTGTCCAACTGATTTACCGAAACAACCCGGACCGCTCAAAGCGCGAGGCAATCGGAGTGACGGCTCCTGCCTGCGCCCTTATCGGCCTCCTCGTCTGCTTCTATTTTCTCAACTGGATCCCACCTGTGCCGCTCGCGTTGAAATTCGGCGGTATTTATCATGAGGTGAAGAAGACCGGCGACCAGTTCGAACTGACGTTTGATAAGAAGTGGTATCAAATTTGGAAACGGTCTGACGATACCTTTCCGGCCAACGAGCCCATCTACTGCTTCACCGCGGTCTTTGCCCCTGTTGCTCTGAATACCACGGTCTACCATCACTGGTACTTTCGCCCCAATGATAATACGCCCTTCACACACGCAGACAAAATCCCACTCAAGATTTCCGGCGGGCGCGAAGGTGGCTATAGGGCCTATACGTTCAAGCAACGACTCGATCCCGGCGACTGGCGCGTGGACGTTGAAGCTGAAGACGGACGCATCATCGGGCGTGTCTCAGTCAAGGTTGAAGATCAAGGAGCGGCACAACCGGCGTTGAGGGCATTCTCGTACTGAGTCCATACATAACAGGCATCAGCCTGCAAGTGGTCTACCGGGATAAGGGTATTCCGGATTTGACCCTATCTGACGGGCATCGGCTGTCGAGATCTGGTTGCGAGGGCTTGTTTAAGAGCGTAAAGTCCACGGGCCATGAGCATACGGACCCTCGCCCCTTGCCCCGCCAGTCCTAACTGCGTCTCGACGCAAGCGCAGGACGAGGGCCATGCCATTCTGCCGATTCGTTACCGCAAGTCTCGGGTTGAGGCCAAGGAGGGGTTGAAGGAATTTATCCGGGCTTTGCCCCGTACCAGACTCGTCGAGGAAGACGAGTCCTACCTGCATTACGAGTTCACCAGCCTGCTGCTCCGGTTCGTGGACGATGTGGAGTTTGTCTTCGACGACGAAGCGAAGACAATTCACTTTCGTTCTGCTTCACGGACCGGCTATGGCGATTTGGGCGTCAATCGCGCCCGCATGGAACAGGTACGCGCCCTTGCGGGAGAAAAGCTGTAGTATCTTTCAGTATTTTTCTTTGGAGAGGGTTGGGCTGTTGGTATGATTCTCCGAAGTAGGAGGGGCGCATGGGGTTCAAGCGAAAAGCATCACGCGTCGAGACCGGCCGGGATGGCCGGCTGCAGCGAGGATCACTCTCAGCGCCCTGTAAGGTATTGGATGTCAGCGAGACTGGTGTCCGGATTGAGAGCCGTTTGTTTGTGAAGACCGGTGATGCGCTTCAACTTGTCATCGAGCTTGAGAGGGGGAGAACGTTGACTTGTGGCTTGCAGGTTGTCCATGTGCGCACCCCTAAGTTCGGCACAAAGATCGTCTCGATCAGTCCAGAGGACAACGAGCGACTGGCCCATATCCTCGACGACAATGTGCAGACCAGTTTTTCTCGCCGGTAATCGGCCTTGTTCATTTAGTCTCTCAAGTCTATCCGGTCTATCTTGTCTGTCTGGTTCATCTGGTTAGGTTTGTTCAACCAAATAGACGAGACAGACCGAATAGACCAGATAGACCAAGTCAGTGCGCGGGGCTGGGTGGTTTCGGGCCGAGCCTGGTTGTGTGTTGGAAGACGCACTTCGGGCAGGTGTAGTGGACGAACTGCTTGCCGCCGACCAGGCGCTTTTTCATCGGGAGTCGGCACCAGGTGCAGAGGCGATCTGGGAGGTCGGCTGGGAGCGGAGGCTGGTTCGGTGTTGGGGAAGTGACATTGGTCATATGCGGCATTCTCTCCGACCGCCGAGAACCTTGTCAATCGATCGAGTGACATCCGACCGCTTCGGTGCGAAAAAAAAGTTTCTCCATCCTCTCTCATGTGAAAAGTTTCGTGGTATAGTCCGGACTACTAGTCGACCGTCACAGCTTTTTCACCCTCCAACAGAAAGGTGTCAGCCTTTATGAGTAGCTCGACTGATTCCGAGTCCGCAATCTTTCCATCTGAGTCCCCGGTAGCCGCTTCCCTCGCACCCCAGGAGATGGTGGGTGAGGGGAAGGCATGGGGACTCTGCACCGCAGTTGACCTTCAAGAGTGTCACCCCGACCTGATCCGCAATGCCGACCATATCCGTCGCTATGTCGTCGAACTGTGCGAGCTCATCGACATGAAGCGTTTTGGCGAGTGCCAGGTCGTCGATTTCGGCTCAGGCCGCGTGGCCGGCTATTCCATGGTGCAGCTGATCTCGACGTCGTTGATCAGCGGCCATTTCGCGAATGATACGAACAACGCCTACCTCGACATTTTCAGCTGCAAGGGTTATGACCCTGCCGTCGTCGAGGCGTTCTCCAAGGAATTTTTTGGCGCCCGTCGCAGCGCCGCGACCGTTACGCTTCGTTACTAGGAATGGACCGGGGGCCGCGGCAGTGCGGCTCCCGGCGCCGATCCGAGATACACGACCTTTCCGAGAACGATGAATCCCACCACTGTCAAAGAGATTTTCGAACGTCTTCCAGGCCAGCTCGATTCAGATGCCGCCGAGGATCTTGACGCGGTCTACCAGTTCGATCTGAGCGGCGCGCAGGGCGGGCAATACATTCTCACGATCCGGGAGGGAGCCTGTCAGGTCGCGGAAGGGATCCATGTGGACCCGCACGTCGTGTTCTCGATGGCTGGAGAGGACTGCATCAAGGTTCTGAACGGCCAGTTGAGCGGGACAGCCGCAGCGATGTCGGGCCGGCTCAAGATCAGCGGGGATATTGGCCTGGCGATGCAACTGAAGGCACTCTTTCCAACCCTCGGATAAGCAACCAGCTTCGCGCACTAAAACGCGGTCTATCTGGTCTATTCAGTCTGTCTCGTCTGTTTGGCGGAACAAAACTAACCAGATAAACCAGACAGACTAGATAGACCAGATGAACCAGACAGACCATCTGACTGGTTGAGCGTTCTGCCTATCGGCCAGCCGGCACCTGTCCCGGCTCTGGCGGTATCCAGTCGGCATCTTCCGGGGGGTTGTCTCTATGCCGCGGGAACCATTCCTCCAAGATCACATAGACCGTGGGGATCAGGAAGAGTGTGAGGATCGTGGAGACACTGAGTCCTCCGACGACTGCGCGCGCCAAGGGAGCGTTCGTCTCACCGCCGGTCCCCCATCCGATGGCCATGGGAAGCAGTCCAAGGACGGTGGCAAGGGAAGTCATCAGAATGGGCCGGAGCCTAGTCCGGGCAGCGGCGACTGCCGCGTCGTGTAGCTCCTGTCCCCGCCTCCGCAGCACGTTTGTATAATCCACCAGCAGGACGCCGTTTGAGACGACGATGCCCAGCATCATGATGATGCCCATCATCGAAGTGGTGGAGAGGGTTGTCTCGGTCAGAAAAAGGATCAGGATCACTCCGGGGAAACCCATCGGAACCGAAAACATGATCACGAAGGGGTCGATCAACGACTTGAACTGAGCGGCCATCACCATATACACAAGGGCCAGGGCCAGGACCGATGCAAACAGCAAGCCTTCAAACGTTTCTCTCTGCTGCTGGATCTGGCCGGCCAACCGGATGTTGAAGCCCGTGGGCAGCTGGATCTTGGCCAGGGCCTCCTCCAGGTCGGTGGCGATGGCACCGAGGTCCCGGTCCACGGGGTTAGCGGTTAGATGGATCACCCGCTGAAAGTACTTGCGGTCGATCTTCACCGGGCCGGCATTGAGCTTGAGCGAGGCGACGTTTTTGAGAAGGATCGGTTCTCCGGTTCGTGAGGTCAACACGATATTTTCGATTGCCGTCAGATCCTTTCGATGCTCCTCCGCGAGCCAGGCGCTGATGTAGTACTCGTTCCCGTTTTGGGGGTCGGTGTAGATGATGGGGTCGGTTTGGCCGTTGCCATTGAGTGAGAAGAGGACGGCGGTGGCGACGTCTGTTTCACTGATACCGAGGAGAGCAGCCTTCTCACGGTCCACCACCACGTTGACCTCGGGATAATTCTCCTCGCGGCTGACTTCGATGTCGGCGAGACCCGGTGTTTGCTGCATGACACTTTCGACCTGCCGGATGACCTCCCGCGCTTTCTCGAAATCGTACCCATAAATTTCGACGTCGACAGACTTCTGCGATCCAAAACTGGTGATCCGCTTGATGAGCCCGCCCGGGTCAAAAAACATCGCGACACCCGGAAAGAGTGCTAATACCTTGGGCCTCACGTCGTTCATAATTTGCACCTGGCTTCGCTTCCGTTTGTCCGGCGTGACGAGATGGACGGAGATGCCCGACGTATGGGGCCCGGTGTTCGGATTGAACAGGGAGGACCGGCCCTGGGCCAACACGCCGGTACTGGAGACGATGGTTTCCAGCTCCTCGGCAGGAATATGTGCCCGCAGCACCCGTTCGACCTCGGCCACCTGCTGCTCGGTTTTTTCCACTCGTTGACCGACCGGTCCGCGCAGTATGATCCGGAACTGACTTTCATCCGACACTGGCAAAAATTCCGTCCCGATCTTAGGCACCAGCGCGAGCGAGGAGGCGAAGAGGAGCAGGACGCTAGTGATGAAGAGCCGGCGGTGCGCCAAGACCCAGCGGAGTGATTCGTCGTAACTTCTGTCCAGGGACTCGTAGCGTTCGCGGCTCCAGTCGAACAGGCGGATGAACCATGGCGGCATCGACCGGTGAGAATCCTGTTCCGGCTTCAGGAATTTGTAGCAGAGTGCCGGGGTCACCGTGCGGGACACGAAGAAGGAAGTAAACAGTGAAATCGCGATCGTGATGGTCAAGGGAATCAGGAGCAGGCGGGCAATTCCCGCGACGAAGAAAATCGGGAGAAAGACGACGACCGTGGTGACTGTCGAAGCGAAAATAGGCATGGCCACCTCGCGGGCCGCTTCCAGGATCGCGTCCCAGCGGCGACGCGTGGTATTCAAATGGCGTTGAATGTTTTCGAGTTCCACGATGGAATCGTCGACGAGTCGGCCGATCCCGAGGGCCAGGCCTCCCAGGGTGAACACGTTCAGGGTTTGTCCTGAGAAGTACAGCACGATGAAGGTCACCATGATCGAGAGGGGAATGGCGACTGAGATGATCAGCGTGCTCGTAAGACTACGGAGGAAGATCAGGATGACTAATGCGGCCAGCAGCGATCCGTGCAGCGCCTGTTCGGCGAGGTTTCTGATCGACTGGCGGATATAGACCGATTGGTCGAAGGAGATGCCGACCTTCACACCTGGCGGAATGCCGACCATCTTCGGCAGGGCGGCACGCAGCGCATCCACCACCGCCACGGTGTTGGCGATGGGCTGTTTGTTCACCCGCAGATACACGGCCCTGGCCCCGTCCGTCCTCACGATGTTGGTCTGAATGTCCGACGAATCGGTCACGGTCCCGACATCCCGCACTCGCACGGGGCTGCCTTGCTGGTTGACCTTTACGATCACATCCTGGATCGGATCGACGGTACGGAACTGATTATTGGTGAAGACGTTGTAGTCCAAATTGCCGGCTTTGATGTCGCCCGAGGGGAGAATGAGGTTGGCGGCCTTTACAGATTTGACGACATCAAGGATTGAAAGGCTCCTGGCGTTCAACAGCGCCGGGTCGAGGTTGATGTTGATTTGACGGATCTTCCCGCCTTCCACGGTGGCAGCGGCGACGTTGGCAATCTGTTCGATCTGCGGTGCAATTGTATTATAGGCCAGGTCGTACAGGGCCCGTTCGTCGAGATCGTCGCTCGAGACCGTCACGAGGGAGACGGGGATATTCGAGACATCGAACTTGACGATGAAAGGTTGCAGAATGCCTGGCGGGAGGCTGTTAAGAATTTGGGTGACTCGCTGCATCACCTCCATCTGGCCGGCGTTAATGTCCGTGCCCCAGTTGAACCAGATCTGCACCGCACCGATGCCCTGCTTGGCGAACGACTCGACATGTTCGACGTTCGACGCGGAACTGACGGCTTTCTCGATGGGATAGACGACACTCTGTTCGATGTCGAGCGGCGGGGCACCTTTATAGATGACCCCGACGAACGCCACGGGCACTTGAATCTGTGGAAAGAGATCAACCGGTAGCCGTTGTACGGAGGTGCCGCCCAGGATCAGCATGGCCAAGGACAGCATCAGGACGCCGATGCGATTGCGAAGTGCGAGGAGGGTCAGCCACATAGCTGGTAGGGGGTGAGAGGTAAGGGGTGAGGCGTGAGGCGTAAGGCGTTAGGGGAAGGAAATAGAGGGCGGAATGATGTATTCGCAGCACCCCTCACGCCTCACCCCTCACGCTTCACGGGTTCAAGAGGCTGCACCTGTACGGGGCTGCCTTCATGCACGAGGTCTTTCCCGGAGACGATCACCTGCTCCGACCCGTCCAAGCCCTTGGTGATCTCCACCCGGTTTTCGTCGCGGAATCCGATTTCCACTGGTACCCGCTGGGCCTTTCCCTCACGTACAATGTAGACATATTGGGCGTCTTCCAACCGACTCACGGCGTCGATGGGGATCTGAAGGGCGTTTCGATGGGTGCCGACTAGGATCTCGACGCGGGCGAACATGCCGCCTTTCAAAACATGGTCCTTGTTGGGGAGGTCCACCTCGATCGTCATTGTGCGAGTGGCTCGGTTCAGGGCCTGGACCACACGGGTGACGGTACCCTCAAAGACGCGATCGGGGTAGGCCTCAGCGCGAATTTCCGCTTTTCGACCCGCCTGGATGAGCGGGACATCCTTTTCGACGACCTCGATCAGGATGCGGACCGTCTGGATCTCATGGAGGGTAAGAATCCCGCGTGACGTCGTGGAAGCGCCGGCAGTCGCCCCGCTGACGTAGGCTCCGAGATCCAGGTTGCGCTCGGCGACATAGCCCGCGAACGGCGCACGAATATAGGAATAGGCCAGGTTTGTCTCGGCCTGTGCCAGGGCGACTTCCATTTGCTGGACCTGGGCGCGGAGCGAGTCGAGCGCCGCCGCTGCCGCGTCGTAGGCAACTTGGGCGTTATCCAGGTCC
The nucleotide sequence above comes from Nitrospirota bacterium. Encoded proteins:
- a CDS encoding DUF2914 domain-containing protein is translated as MSPLSRVQSFLAKPFMPALFFFSGVGYDTLTLTRIDRLQDNLLLLLYLVLLGLLIVLTGRLGIEPLPGREQLTSLTPFTSWVLRMRPYFPMAVQFLLGGLFSAYAVFYSRSATLTSTGIFFALLVALLVGNEFLRDRLSSLRLLVSLYAVVCFAFFTFFLPVMTGFMNVAIFLVGAGLSVAVTLRVVQLIYRNNPDRSKREAIGVTAPACALIGLLVCFYFLNWIPPVPLALKFGGIYHEVKKTGDQFELTFDKKWYQIWKRSDDTFPANEPIYCFTAVFAPVALNTTVYHHWYFRPNDNTPFTHADKIPLKISGGREGGYRAYTFKQRLDPGDWRVDVEAEDGRIIGRVSVKVEDQGAAQPALRAFSY
- a CDS encoding DUF1499 domain-containing protein — translated: MSIRTLAPCPASPNCVSTQAQDEGHAILPIRYRKSRVEAKEGLKEFIRALPRTRLVEEDESYLHYEFTSLLLRFVDDVEFVFDDEAKTIHFRSASRTGYGDLGVNRARMEQVRALAGEKL
- a CDS encoding PilZ domain-containing protein; the protein is MGFKRKASRVETGRDGRLQRGSLSAPCKVLDVSETGVRIESRLFVKTGDALQLVIELERGRTLTCGLQVVHVRTPKFGTKIVSISPEDNERLAHILDDNVQTSFSRR
- a CDS encoding S-adenosylmethionine decarboxylase: MSSSTDSESAIFPSESPVAASLAPQEMVGEGKAWGLCTAVDLQECHPDLIRNADHIRRYVVELCELIDMKRFGECQVVDFGSGRVAGYSMVQLISTSLISGHFANDTNNAYLDIFSCKGYDPAVVEAFSKEFFGARRSAATVTLRY
- a CDS encoding SCP2 sterol-binding domain-containing protein; translated protein: MNPTTVKEIFERLPGQLDSDAAEDLDAVYQFDLSGAQGGQYILTIREGACQVAEGIHVDPHVVFSMAGEDCIKVLNGQLSGTAAAMSGRLKISGDIGLAMQLKALFPTLG
- a CDS encoding efflux RND transporter permease subunit; amino-acid sequence: MWLTLLALRNRIGVLMLSLAMLILGGTSVQRLPVDLFPQIQVPVAFVGVIYKGAPPLDIEQSVVYPIEKAVSSASNVEHVESFAKQGIGAVQIWFNWGTDINAGQMEVMQRVTQILNSLPPGILQPFIVKFDVSNIPVSLVTVSSDDLDERALYDLAYNTIAPQIEQIANVAAATVEGGKIRQININLDPALLNARSLSILDVVKSVKAANLILPSGDIKAGNLDYNVFTNNQFRTVDPIQDVIVKVNQQGSPVRVRDVGTVTDSSDIQTNIVRTDGARAVYLRVNKQPIANTVAVVDALRAALPKMVGIPPGVKVGISFDQSVYIRQSIRNLAEQALHGSLLAALVILIFLRSLTSTLIISVAIPLSIMVTFIVLYFSGQTLNVFTLGGLALGIGRLVDDSIVELENIQRHLNTTRRRWDAILEAAREVAMPIFASTVTTVVVFLPIFFVAGIARLLLIPLTITIAISLFTSFFVSRTVTPALCYKFLKPEQDSHRSMPPWFIRLFDWSRERYESLDRSYDESLRWVLAHRRLFITSVLLLFASSLALVPKIGTEFLPVSDESQFRIILRGPVGQRVEKTEQQVAEVERVLRAHIPAEELETIVSSTGVLAQGRSSLFNPNTGPHTSGISVHLVTPDKRKRSQVQIMNDVRPKVLALFPGVAMFFDPGGLIKRITSFGSQKSVDVEIYGYDFEKAREVIRQVESVMQQTPGLADIEVSREENYPEVNVVVDREKAALLGISETDVATAVLFSLNGNGQTDPIIYTDPQNGNEYYISAWLAEEHRKDLTAIENIVLTSRTGEPILLKNVASLKLNAGPVKIDRKYFQRVIHLTANPVDRDLGAIATDLEEALAKIQLPTGFNIRLAGQIQQQRETFEGLLFASVLALALVYMVMAAQFKSLIDPFVIMFSVPMGFPGVILILFLTETTLSTTSMMGIIMMLGIVVSNGVLLVDYTNVLRRRGQELHDAAVAAARTRLRPILMTSLATVLGLLPMAIGWGTGGETNAPLARAVVGGLSVSTILTLFLIPTVYVILEEWFPRHRDNPPEDADWIPPEPGQVPAGR
- a CDS encoding efflux RND transporter periplasmic adaptor subunit; the protein is MNPLKQHPIVTLGVIVFFAITALVVFRLSSGAKSDARKARSITVATVAPLKQDLDIRLTYTADITPNQTVNLFSRVNGYIARLHVDKGDLVKANQLLIEIDHTDYQHAVNQAKANLSAARARVAQQDASMRNATLTLNRMQALIKDQFVSQQDLDNAQVAYDAAAAALDSLRAQVQQMEVALAQAETNLAYSYIRAPFAGYVAERNLDLGAYVSGATAGASTTSRGILTLHEIQTVRILIEVVEKDVPLIQAGRKAEIRAEAYPDRVFEGTVTRVVQALNRATRTMTIEVDLPNKDHVLKGGMFARVEILVGTHRNALQIPIDAVSRLEDAQYVYIVREGKAQRVPVEIGFRDENRVEITKGLDGSEQVIVSGKDLVHEGSPVQVQPLEPVKREG